One window of the Micromonas commoda chromosome 11, complete sequence genome contains the following:
- a CDS encoding predicted protein encodes MDPRSRARDRGGGSGYDDPRNRGYRDARDDAPPPSMHGPGPAGADRFHPYGAGGGGHGGGRNLGPLPPPPGVGGGARGGYGNDGGYGDGGGYGGGDPRMTRGGGGGPPPPPAAVGLPPNLDLQGILNSVQAATQGGQGGGPPPAPPAQGGYGGYDGRGQGGHDPRYGPAMTGGHPPPPPVGYGGGYGGSYHDQGAPRGGPPPPPGGYASAGGALPRGGGGGPAGVTHDQPLPGSAREEVMCPASCAGKIIGHGGDTIMSIQKKSGAHVKIQPAHEVPAGAPRRIDISGAAGPVADALQMVNDILRESAIGGSGGGSGGGGGSRGGGGSGGGASVELDVPVPAEMLGRVIGRGGETIRRLQEESGARIQVERDANRVVIRGSADNAQRAKELVLDIVNTPPGQASASGIKNDFVRHVMPAGGCEGKIIGKGGDSIRELCARTGAKIQIDKDAATVTIQGKQEQVDAAIALVQAIIDEGPQIYMRPGGNPGEESRPYVPRSQMGGGYGQDTAAGDGTAVGDAGVPKPLWETHKSPEGYTYYYNTTTGETTWDQPEDYDGVS; translated from the coding sequence GGCCCGAGAtaggggcggcgggagcggctaCGACGATCCCCGCAACCGCGGCtaccgcgacgcccgcgacgacgcgccgccgcccagcaTGCACGGCCCcggccccgcgggcgccgatcGCTTCCACCCCTACGGagccggcggaggaggtcacggcggcggccgtaACCTCGGCCcgctgcccccgccgcccggcgtcggcggcggcgcccgcggtggctacggcaacgacggcggctacggcgacggcggcggctacggcgggGGGGATCCGAGGATGAcgcggggcggaggcggaggtcccccgcctccgcccgccgccgtcggcctaCCCCCCAACCTCGATCTCCAGGGCATCCTCAACTCCGTccaggcggcgacgcagggCGGACAGGGCGGCGGCCCACCCCCGGCCCCCCCCGCGCAGGGCGGATACGGCGGGTACGACGGCCGAGGGCAGGGAGGGCACGATCCCAGGTACGGGCCGGCGATGACCGGAGGccatcccccgccgccccccgtcggctacggcggcggctacggcggctCGTACCACGATCagggcgccccgcgcggcggaccacCCCCGCCACCCGGGGGCtacgcgtccgccgggggcgcccttccccgcggcggcgggggcgggccaGCCGGCGTGACCCACGATCAGCCCCTGCCGGGATCGGCCAGGGAGGAGGTTATGTGtcccgcgtcgtgcgcggggaAGATCatcgggcacggcggcgacaccaTCATGTCCATACAGAAGAAGAGCGGGGCGCACGTGAAGATCCAGCCCGCACACGAGGtacccgcgggggcgccgaggcgcatcgacatctccggcgccgccggcccagtcgccgacgcgttgcAGATGGTCAACGACATCCTTCGCGAGAGCGCCATCGGAGGATCCGGAGGAGGAtccggaggcggaggcggatcacgcggaggaggaggatccggcggcggcgcgtccgtggAGCTCGACGTCCCGGTCCCGGCGGAGATGCTCGGCCGCGtcatcggccgcggcggcgagaccaTCCGGAGGCTCCAGGAGGAATCAGGCGCTCGCATCCAGGTTGAACGAGACGCCAATCGAGTCGTCATTAGAGGATCAGCCGACAATGCGCAACGGGCGAAAGAACTGGTGCTGGACATCGTCAACACGCCCCCCGGGcaggcgtccgcgtccgggaTCAAGAACGATTTCGTTCGACACGTCAtgcccgcgggcgggtgcGAGGGTAAGATCATCGGCAAAGGCGGGGATTCGATCCGCGAGCTGTGCGCTCGAACCGGCGCCAAGATTCAGATTGACAaagacgcggcgacggtgacgatcCAGGGGAAGCAGGAgcaggtggacgccgccatcgcgctggTGCAGGCCATCATAGACGAGGGACCGCAGATTTACATGCGCCCGGGCGGGAACCCGGGCGAGGAGAGCCGGCCGTACGTGCCCCGGTCGCAGATGGGAGGAGGATACGGCCAGGATACAGCTGCGGGCGACGGCACAGCTGTGGGTGACGCGGGCGTGCCGAAGCCGCTGTGGGAGACGCACAAGAGCCCCGAGGGGTACACGTACTACTACaacacgacgacgggcgaGACGACGTGGGATCAGCCCGAGGATTACGACGGCGTGTCGTGA
- a CDS encoding predicted protein produces MAVNGAGPMIALRREPFDFGILPASFLLPRAESVAALVPIQRRLLQCAHPSRHDPTKLVVSVADAAQCMGIAPQHAEHVIDTMHAVAPAEPTPHPAEDDGLPNEPEVRVQHLLQFLFVQTFARPHAQSSLRENGSGLELTGFHAEAGGGGGPDETGNGISGTLGTHGYPSPPRGGANSSPHGSPAKRSRSANGAHVERDRREDQLREAFAVHHFNALAGLLVEDESRANNADGGGGGGGSFVGHGGHGGGVVQLTASEVDALDFMFREVRPRGAGSIDDDDDATDATDGRRAGRLSASTGLFADGLVPSTAIRDWIARSLAPVERSSDPGSPLGSPRRVAGVLSGTGTHAPASGDPGSTTIEVGGLHRGTRVVREGDAQLCTGSSSSVVVRNCVDSVVYLLAPFQYATVANCVDCVVVVGACARALRAEQCERLTLIAASKRFVSKMCHECSFHLGVERAPAFLGENRGCHVAPYNTFYEQLERHLESAGLEAGRCARWDCPVVLGGGGEDSTDRLGGGVDKLPAEKFSPFIVPFRGQNPNASSSSSSSSGGQGQGTRPPTQANPFAVPPEYVRALDAKVKAVASLRSALRDAGLDERSRRELQATIQAFFKEWLMTSGSMRQVYDLARIERGE; encoded by the exons ATGGCCGTCAACGGCGCAG GGCCGATgatcgcgctccgccgcgagcctttCGACTTTGGCATCctccccgcgtcgttcctcctcccgcgcgccgagtccgtcgccgccctcgtgcCCATCCAGCGCAGGCTCCTCCAGTGCGCGCACCCCTCGCGACACGATCCGACCAAgctcgtcgtctccgtcgccgacgccgcgcagtgCATGGGGATCGCGCCCCAACACGCCGAGCACGTCATCGACACCatgcacgccgtcgcccccgccgaacCGACGCCCcaccccgccgaggacgacggtcTGCCGAACGAACCGGAAGTGCGCGTCCAGCACCTCCTGCAGTTTCTCTTCGTGCAGACATTCGCGAGACCGCACGCGCAATCGTCGCTTCGCGAGAACGGAAGCGGGCTGGAACTCACGGGGTTtcacgccgaggcggggggcgggggcgggccggACGAGACGGGTAATGGAATCagcggcaccctcggcacccacGGGtacccgtccccgccgcgcggaggcgccaACTCGAGTCCGCACGGCTCACCGGCCAAAAGGTCGAGGTCGGCCAACGGGGCGCACGTCGAgcgagaccgccgcgaggaccagctccgcgaggctTTCGCCGTGCACCACttcaacgcgctcgcggggctGCTGGTGGAGGACGAGTCGAGGGCGAAcaacgcggacggcggcggcggcggcgggggatcgTTCGTCGGACACGGcggacacggcggcggcgtcgtccagttgaccgcgagcgaggtggacgcgctggacTTTATGTtccgcgaggttcgaccgcggggcgccggttccatcgacgacgacgacgacgcgacggacgcgacggacggacgccgcgcggggcgtctgagcgcgtccaccggtCTGTTCGCGGACGGCTTGGTCCCGTCGACAGCGATTCGCGATTGGATCGCGcgatcgctcgcgcccgttGAGCGCTCATCCGACCCCGGCTCGCCGCtcggctcgccgcgtcgcgtcgcgggcgtcctATCCGGGACCGGGACCCACGCGCCCGCATCCGGCGACCccggctcgacgacgatcgaggTTGGGGGTCTGCACCGTGGCACGAGGGTGGTTCgagagggcgacgcgcagcTGTGCAccgggtcgtcctcgtccgtcgtGGTTCGTAACTGCGTCGACTCCGTCGTgtacctcctcgcgccgtttCAGTACGCCACGGTGGCGAACTGCGTGGActgcgtcgtcgtggtgGGGGCGTGCGCGCGTGCGTTGAGAGCGGAGCAGTGCGAGCGCTTGACcctcatcgcggcgtccaaaCGGTTCGTCTCGAAGATGTGCCACGAGTGCTCGTttcacctcggcgtcgagcgagcACCGGCGTTTCTCGGCGAGAACCGGGGTTGCCACGTGGCGCCCTACAACACCTTCTACGAGCAGCTCGAGAGGCACCTGGAGAGTGCGGGGTTGGAGGCGGGtcggtgcgcgcggtgggaTTGCCCCGtcgtgctcggcggcggcggtgaagatTCGACCGatcggctcggcggcggcgtggacaaGTTACCCGCGGAGAAGTTTTCGCCGTTCATCGTGCCGTTCAGAGGGCAAAACCccaacgcgtcgtcgtcgtcgtcgtcgtcgtcgggaggTCAAGGACAAGGCACGCGTCCTCCGACGCAGGCGAACCCGTTTGCGGTTCCCCCCGAGTACGTCAGGGCTCTCGACGCCAAGGTgaaggcggtggcgagccTTCGGTCGGCGCTTCGTGACGCGGGTTTAGACGAGCGGAGCAGGCGGGAGCTGCAGGCGACGATCCAGGCGTTCTTCAAGGAGTGGCTCATGACGTCGGGGAGCATGCGGCAGGTGTACGACCTGGCGAGGATAGAGCGGGGCGAGTAG
- a CDS encoding predicted protein gives MSVTLHTNLGDLKVELFCEDAPRTCENFLALCASEYYDNTSFHRNIKGFMIQGGDPTGTGRGGQSIWGGKFPDEIRDNLKHTNRGVMSMANSGPNTNASQFFFTYVKCPHLNGKNTVFGKVIDGFTVLDMMEKTPGDEADRPLAEIRINRVTIHANPLA, from the coding sequence ATGAGCGTGACGCTTCACACCAACCTCGGGGACTTGAAGGTCGAGCTCTTCTGCGAGGACGCCCCGCGGACGTGCGAGAACTTCCTCGCGCTCTGCGCCAGCGAGTACTACGACAACACGTCGTTTCACCGCAACATCAAGGGGTTCATGATTCAGGGCGGCGATCCCACGGGGACAGGGCGGGGCGGTCAGAGCATCTGGGGCGGCAAGTTCCCCGACGAGATCCGCGATAACCTCAAGCACACGAACCGCGGGGTGATGTCCATGGCCAACAGCGGGCCGAACACCAACGCGTCGCAGTTCTTCTTCACGTACGTCAAGTGCCCGCACCTCAACGGCAAGAACACGGTGTTTGGCAAGGTCATCGATGGGTTCACGGTGCTGGACATGATGGAGAAGACCCcgggggacgaggcggacagACCGTTGGCGGAGATTCGCATCAATCGCGTCACGATACACGCCAACCCGCTGGCGTGA
- a CDS encoding predicted protein gives MVQPPPIVGAVRAVADPVPPVAALRPEGCHRSTPGCDDDFARESLAIAPTVVDARAACAQPPPRHHRGDAIEQGAGPVTESAVVPEPPVQHAVQLSPGVYYVSPSPSPANTSWRRDRRARLAGTFEGFAPPPFGRPFDPAFRYVRVGVRGLGAIEREVPGMPEGTRRVWISFTFPAAEAFPEAFLAAAGPNVRSRNVPSSFLLPKLPTGGGAGSPGGTNGTNDDDRDVIFVTAVDLRRFIASREASRVSIIGALCGAMCCLAPVATNDYGIGYPPGWPHRLNGLGDHRHLGDHGAFGVVDRPCDEDPNVPSTGIGDVAACIGAADLAGEGGDGGGCGGGGCGGGGCGGE, from the coding sequence ATGGTTCAACCTCCGccgatcgtcggcgccgttcgcgccgtcgccgacccggTTCCACCAGTCGCCGCGCTTCGACCGGAAGGGTGTcatcgctcgacgccgggatgcgacgacgatttcgcgcgcgagtcgctcGCAATCGCCCcgaccgtcgtcgacgcgcgcgccgcgtgcgcccaACCACCGCCCAGACACCACCGCGGAGACGCCATCGAGCAGGGGGCGGGTCCGGTGACGGAATCCGCGGTGGTCCCCGAGCCGCCGGTGCAACACGCCGTGCAACTGTCCCCCGGGGTGTACTacgtctcgccgtcgccgtcgccggcaaACACGAGctggcgccgcgaccgccgcgcgcgtctcgcgggcACGTTCGaggggttcgcgccgccgcccttcggCAGGCCGTTCGATCCCGCGTTTCGGtacgtccgcgtcggcgtgcgcgggttGGGCGCGATCGAGAGGGAGGTGCCGGGGATGCCGGAGGGAACGCGACGGGTATGGATTTCATTTACAtttcccgccgccgaggcgttccccgaggcgttcctcgccgcggcgggaccaAACGTGCGGTCGCGAAACGTGCCGTCCTCGTTCCTGCTGCCGAAGTTgccgaccggcggcggcgccgggtcgccgGGGGGAACCAACGgaacgaacgacgacgatcgcgacgtgatattcgtcaccgccgtcgatcTGCGTCGTTTCATCGCGTCtcgcgaggcgtcgcgcgtctccaTCATCGGCGCGCTGTGCGGCGCGATGTGCTgcctcgcgcccgtggcgacGAACGACTACGGCATCGGGTACCCGCCGGGCTGGCCGCACCGCTTGAATGGGCTGGGCGATCACAGACACCTCGGCGACCACGGCGCATTTGGCGTGGTGGACAGGCCGTGCGACGAGGATCCAAACGTGCCGAGCACGGggatcggcgacgtcgcggcgtgcatcggggcggcggacctcgctggcgagggaggcgatggAGGGGGATGCGGGGGAGGGGGATGCGGGGGAGGGGGATGCGGGGGAGAATGA
- a CDS encoding predicted protein: MGSEANIPDATAVLGTWLHVGSQESVAEERKERLVAAGVTHVLSVMKRPPPWLSSSGPGPMKLPFAHMHVKVEDTRAADISAHFDETGAFIRACEASGGRCVVHCAFGQSRSVTVAAAYMVTHRDMSLGAALEAIRSVRPCACPNPSFMTQLVRHEMATTGAPPSDLRDFPSLPKPWRFVAWRDPLRQNQRFVSCHGRLMKVKQVSRHPRLAVIHNFISKEEAAAIVDVAAPELHPSLVVRHQTAKRGDTAGGDTAVHGEATAGRTSHNCRVSSSHPIVRAAIQRAAYLCGLEPSHAEPAQVVRYLPSQEYKPHHDWFDRAHPESFRAKTEGRGGQRAVTCLAYLVEPERGGRTYFPKLRAGFEPKVGDALLWWNVDENGAEDFKTLHAGEPVEAGAKWALNLWLREKPRRGEEGNAGTCEKEKDAVDELADGIAKFRM, encoded by the coding sequence ATGGGGTCCGAGGCGAACATCCCCGATGCCACCGCCGTGTTGGGCACGTGGCTCCACGTCGGATCGCAGgagagcgtcgcggaggaacggaaggagcgcctcgtcgccgcgggggtgacgcACGTCCTGTCGGTGATGAAgcgaccgccgccttggctgtcgtcgtcggggcccGGCCCGATGAAGCTTCCCTTCGCGCACATGCACGTCAAGGTGGAGGAcactcgcgccgcggacatctcGGCGCACTTCGACGAGACCGGCGCGTTCATccgcgcgtgcgaggcgtCGGGGGGGCGATGCGTCGTCCACTGCGCCTTCGGCCAGAGCCGATCGGtgacggtcgccgccgcgtacatgGTGACGCATCGCGACAtgtccctcggcgccgcgctggaggcgatCCGATCGGTGCGACCGTGCGCGTGCCCGAACCCGTCGTTCATGACGCAGCTCGTGAGGCAcgagatggcgacgacgggcgcgcccccgtcggacTTGAGGGACTTCCCGTCCCTTCCAAAGCCGTGGAGGTTCGTGGCGTGGCGAGATCCGCTGCGGCAAAATCAGCGGTTCGTGTCGTGTCACGGCCGACTGATGAAGGTCAAGCAGGTGTCGAGGcacccgcggctcgcggTGATTCACAACTTCATCTCCAAagaggaagccgcggcgatcgtcgacgtcgccgcgccggagtTGCACCCCTCGCTCGTCGTGAGACACCAAACGGCAAAGCGAGGAGACActgccggcggcgacacagctgtaCACGGCGAGGCCACCGCCGGTCGGACCTCGCACAACTGCCGCGTCTCGTCCTCGCACCCgatcgtgcgcgcggcgatccaACGCGCGGCGTACCTGTGCGGTCTCGAACCGTCGCACGCGGAGCCCGCGCAGGTTGTGCGTTACCTGCCCTCCCAGGAGTACAAGCCGCACCACGATTGGTtcgaccgcgcgcacccCGAATCGTTTCGTGCCAAGACGGAGGGCAGAGGCGGGCAGAGGGCGGTGACGTGCCTCGCGTACCTCGTCGAaccggagcgcggcggccgaaCGTACTTCCCCAAGCTTCGCGCGGGCTTCGAGCCGAaagtcggcgacgcgttgcTGTGGTGGAACGtcgacgagaacggcgcggaggactTCAAGACGCTGCACGCGGGGGAGCCGGTGGAGGCTGGCGCCAAGTGGGCGCTGAACCTGTGGCTGCGGgagaagccgcggcggggggaggAAGGAAACGCAGGGACGTGTGAAAAAGAAAAAGATgcggtggacgagctcgcggatgGCATCGCAAAGTTTCGCATGTAA
- the EB1 gene encoding microtubule end binding protein (EB1 (end-binding protein 1) family proteins label growing microtubule ends specifically in diverse organisms and are implicated in spindle dynamics, chromosome segregation, and directing microtubules toward cortical sites.) has protein sequence MAAANASSIGLQHPAFFVGRAELLDWVNGLLNLRLTKVEQVASGAVHCQILDACHPGVVNMSKVNVNAKSEYEMVANYKVLQSVFDKLKITRNIEVNKLIKARPLDNLEFLQWMKYYYDCATGGMGPPDANYDGEERRAHAKGAGSAAPAKKPASSSKQQPSTSASAAAKKPTATARGVPTASSSNAKVATLQKEIESLKLAVERAEQEREFYFEKLQDVEFLCQRPEFVGQHLTCVVERILYHTEGKPDVEAIIAECATGADGAGDAAVVSPEEAGVAPVAAPPQAVEPTDVETPPAYVEETAAVEDEPAVKEEEEEEETIGKPDVEEDAVTEEIDGGTGAAPDLDVTVEADERAAADEDDDEEFNSEDAPGDVTMNDVAPSPAPECAPRPDAAAATREPLGPVQNVNA, from the exons ATGGctgcggcgaacgcgtcgtccatcggGCTCCAGCACCCCGCGTTCTTCGTgggacgcgcggagctcctcgactGGGTCAACGGGCTGCTCAATCTCAGGCTGACCAAGGTGGAGCAg GTGGCATCCGGCGCGGTGCACTGCCAGATCCTGGACGCGTGCCACCCGGGCGTCGTCAACATGTCCAAGGTCAACGTCAACGCGAAATCAGAGTACGAGATGGTAGCCAACTACAAGGTGCTCCAGAGCGTGTTCGACAAGCTGAAGATCACGCGCAACATCGAGGTCAACAAGCTCATCAAGGCCCGGCCCCTCGACAACCTCGAGTTCCTGCAGTGGATGAAGTACTACTACGACTGCGCGACGGGAGGCATGGGACCGCCGGATGCCAACTacgacggcgaagagcggcgagcgcacgccaagggcgcgggctccgccgcccccgccaagaagcccgcgtcctcgtcgaagcaacagccgtccacgtccgcgtccgcggcggcgaagaagcccaccgccaccgcgcgcggcgtacccaccgcgtcgtcgtccaacgcGAAGGTTGCGACGCTTCAGAAGGAGATCGAGTCGCTCAAActcgcggtggagcgcgccgagcaggagcgcgagTTTTACTTTGAGAAGCTGCAGGATGTCGAGTTTCTGTGCCAGCGGCCGGAGTTTGTGGGCCAGCACCTGACGTGCGTGGTGGAGAGGATCCTGTACCACACCGAGGGAAagcccgacgtcgaggcgatcATCGCGGAGTGCGCGACGGGGGCCGACGGGGCGGGAGACGCAGCCGTGGTTTCGCCCGAGGAGGctggcgtcgcgccggtcgccgcgcccccccaAGCCGTCGAGCCCACCGACGTGGAGACGCCCCCGGCGTACGTCGAGGAAACGGCCGCCGTGGAAGACGAACCGGCggtgaaggaggaggaggaggaggaggagacgatCGGGAagcccgacgtcgaggaggacgcggtgacggaggagatcgacggCGGGACGGGAGCCGCGCCGGATCTGgacgtcaccgtcgaggctgacgagcgagccgccgcggatgaggacgacgacgaggagttcAACTCGGAGGATGCGCCCGGGGACGTCACCAtgaacgacgtcgcgccgtcgccggcgccggagtgcgcgccgcgacccgacgccgcggcggccaccagGGAACCCCTCGGCCCCGTACAAAACGTCAACGCTTGA
- a CDS encoding predicted protein: protein MAVSREIPPFEPTTRNTQTTRKSDVIRDPEPLLRAASDTARACDPSRSQIRSTREPKKAIPASRDVNLREPAPWPSSRDCEIPGQFSKQKGKTMLEKLVPIPPEFYDDHKDEDLITGKGTIFPFAVFLYFMQWAAFLGFCLFYWYHPSSQVTQSKLENNWDYGRHAGWNCTPMLNDPFYRARYNHDTCKELMLKPTEVKTLKINVDPACTPIENSTGTFPCENATAFRFIPFKGMEGLGGKRGVVQPGSLIDNTYDSTDTNGIQAELEKIFAPLKELNTCGSIGFHWKNKGGWGKSKVDKMASFDIFVDQMKKKDPSPPPPPVASPPPPPAASGSGGHGTPAPSGGGGGTPAPSGSGGTACCSTGNVGATAKCTGTCQFGAMGPCLASASEIDCEDNSNCGNSACSADPCGAGCPSGRRRLNFAMDAMMGGMGDMGDQQEVDAGGAGCGPIPTLPDGSCDYSGSTAPAGQFFIPGGGTINLSDLANYGFDTSDGSTYEPCSITKAEALLMFEKYMTTHDPCEWAKHNAPYMCTKQGPPAPSAVFSLAYANALLAYSIFSAVCVQVFFASSKKKKKDVEETPAAGDGKETPATAV from the exons ATGGCGGTCAGTCGCGAAATTCCGCCGTTTGAACCCACGACTCGAAATACGCAGACCACTCGAAAGTCTGACGTCATCCGCGATCCGGAACCATTGTTGCGAGCCGCGAgcgacaccgcgcgcgctTGCGATCCCAGTCGAAGCCAGATCCGCTCGACCCGCGAGCCTAAAAAGGCCATCCCCGCAAGTCGCGACGTGAACCTCCGCGAGCCAGCGCCATGGCCGTCAAGCAGAGACTGTGAGATTCCCGGACAGTTCTC GAAGCAGAAAGGGAAGACCATGCTCGAGAAGCTCGTGCCCATCCCGCCCGAGTTCTACGACGACCACAAGGACGAGGACCTCATCACCGGCAAGGGCACCATCTTCCCCTTCGCGGTGTTCCTGTACTTCATGCAGTGGGCCGCGTTCCTGGGCTTCTGTCTATTCTACTGGTACCACCCCAGCTCCCAGGTGACTCAGTCCAAACTGGAGAACAATTGGGACTACGGGAGGCACGCCGGGTGGAACTGCACGCCCATGCTGAACGACCCCTTCTATCGCGCCAGGTACAACCACGACACGTGCAAGGAGCTCATGCTCAAGCCGACAGAAGTAAAGACGCTGAAGATCAACGTCGACCCCGCGTGCACCCCCATCGAAAACTCCACCGGTACCTTCCCTTGCGAAaacgccaccgcgttcaGGTTCATCCCCTTCAAGGGCATGGAAGGCCTCGGCGGCAAGCGAGGCGTCGTCCAGCCCGGCTCGCTCATCGACAACACGTATGACAGCACCGACACGAATGGCATCCAAGCGGAGCTGGAAAAGATCTTCGCTCCCCTCAAGGAGCTCAACACATGCGGCTCCATCGGTTTCCACTGGAAGAACAAGGGAGGCTGGGGAAAGTCGAAGGTGGACAAAATGGCCTCGTTCGACATCTTCGTCGACCAgatgaagaagaaggacccctcgccgccgccgccgccggtcgcttcgccgccgccgccacctgcgGCCTCGGGCAGCGGCGGCCACGGCACTCCAGCCCCgtccggtggcggcggcggcactcCAGCCCCGTCCGGCAGCGGTGGCACCGCGTGCTGTAGCACGGGGAATGTAGGTGCAACTGCCAAATGTACAGGCACCTGTCAGTTCGGGGCAATGGGGCCCTGTCTGGCTTCTGCTTCTGAAATCGACTGCGAGGACAACAGCAACTGCGGCAACAGCGCATGCTCGGCCGATCCGTGTGGCGCGGGTTGCCCAtcaggccgccgccgcctcaacTTCGCCATGGACGCCATGATGGGCGGTATGGGCGACATGGGCGACCAGCAggaggtcgacgccggcggcgcaggctgcgGACCCATCCCCACACTCCCCGACGGCTCGTGCGATTATAGTGGGTcaaccgcgcccgccggtcAATTCttcatccccggcggcggaaccATCAACCTCTCCGACCTCGCCAACTACGGCTTCGACACGTCCGACGGTTCCACGTACGAGCCGTGCTCCATCACCAAGGCAGAAGCCCTCTTGATGTTCGAGAAGTACATGACCACCCACGACCCGTGCGAATGGGCCAAGCACAACGCCCCATACATGTGCACGAAGCAGggcccgccggcgccatccGCTGTGTTCTCTCTCGCGTACGCAAACGCGCTCTTGGCGTACTCAATCTTCTCCGCCGTGTGCGTCCAGGTGTTCTTCGCCTCCagcaagaagaagaagaaggacgtcgaggagacgcccgcggccggcgacggcaaggagacgcccgcgacggcggtgtgA
- a CDS encoding predicted protein has protein sequence WIEQISWEPRAFVYHNFLTPEECAHLVNLAKATDGGLKRATVADARTGGTFPGSGAFLLRNHDPIVTRIEERISAFAMIPADHGEGMRILRYGRGEKYDPHHDYFDDGDKNLRFYGQRVATVLMYLSDVESGGETVFPKHGAWIEPDEMDVRGRSSSKDSSKCAKGALHVKPRRGDALLFHNCHLNGREDPTSLHAGCPVLRGEKWTATKWMRAG, from the coding sequence TGGATCGAGCAGATCTCCTGGgagccccgcgcgttcgtctACCACAACTTTCTCACCCCGGAGGAGTGCGCGCAtctcgtcaacctcgccaaggcgacgGATGGAGGATTGAagcgcgccaccgtcgcggacgcgcgcacgGGCGGGACGTTTCCCGGATCCGGCGCGTTCCTTCTCCGCAACCACGATCCCATCGTCACGCGCATCGAGGAGCGAATATCCGCGTTCGCCATGATCCCGGCGGACCACGGCGAGGGCATGCGAATCCTCCGCTACGGCCGCGGGGAAAAATACGACCCGCACCACGACTacttcgacgacggcgacaaaAACCTGAGATTCTACggccagcgcgtcgcgacggtgctCATGTACCTCAGCGACGTGGAGAGCGGGGGCGAGACGGTGTTTCCCAAGCACGGCGCGTGGATAGAACCGGACGAGATGGACGTTCGCGGtcgatcgtcgtcgaaaGATTCGAGCAAATGCGCCAAGGGCGCGTTGCACGTGAAGCCcaggcgcggcgacgccctgctGTTCCACAACTGCCACCTGAACGGCCGGGAGGACCCGACGAGTCTGCACGCCGGGTGTCCGGTGTTGCGCGGGGAGAagtggacggcgacgaagtGGATGCGCGCCGGT